Proteins from one Methanobrevibacter thaueri genomic window:
- a CDS encoding NUDIX domain-containing protein, which produces MAYHKIPSLTADIFIFDEDFNFILIKRKNDPYKDYWALPGGFVEYGESVENAAIREAKEETSIDVELIDLVNVYSKPDRDPRGHTVTVAYTAKGDLSNGKADDDAKDIGIFNVSELDEIPLAFDHAEIIRDCLDKAKK; this is translated from the coding sequence ATGGCGTATCATAAAATTCCCTCACTGACAGCCGACATATTTATTTTTGATGAGGATTTCAACTTCATTCTGATTAAAAGGAAAAACGATCCTTACAAAGATTATTGGGCGCTGCCTGGAGGGTTTGTTGAATACGGTGAAAGTGTAGAAAACGCAGCAATACGAGAAGCAAAAGAAGAAACCAGCATTGATGTTGAACTAATTGATTTGGTCAATGTCTACTCAAAACCTGATAGAGATCCACGAGGACACACTGTAACTGTTGCATATACTGCCAAAGGTGATTTAAGTAATGGAAAAGCAGATGATGATGCAAAAGATATTGGTATTTTCAATGTCAGTGAACTTGATGAAATACCTCTAGCTTTTGACCATGCTGAAATAATAAGGGATTGCCTTGATAAGGCCAAAAAATAG
- a CDS encoding exosome complex RNA-binding protein Csl4, translating into MSIEDEKIVMPGDKIGIIEQYLPGDGTFDDNGDIKSAVLGNVKINQKKKVISVVSDAKPALLKVGDIVYGQITDIKPQRANVKIDCMKDNGRPLALPYMGAIHISQAKKDYLEKLSDAFRIGDIVQAKVVKITGDNVDLGTVDEDCGVLKAMCTRCRDYMHTTQKENELQCNTCNKKERRKVSKNYVND; encoded by the coding sequence ATGAGTATAGAAGACGAAAAAATTGTAATGCCTGGAGATAAAATAGGAATAATCGAACAGTATCTGCCAGGAGACGGTACTTTTGATGATAATGGTGACATTAAGTCAGCAGTACTTGGTAATGTTAAAATTAATCAAAAAAAGAAGGTCATTTCTGTTGTGTCAGATGCTAAACCTGCTCTTTTGAAAGTGGGAGATATTGTTTACGGTCAGATTACCGATATCAAACCTCAAAGGGCTAACGTTAAAATCGACTGTATGAAAGATAATGGAAGACCATTGGCTCTACCTTACATGGGAGCTATCCACATTTCACAAGCCAAAAAGGATTATTTGGAAAAATTATCTGATGCCTTTAGAATTGGAGACATTGTCCAAGCCAAAGTGGTTAAAATAACCGGGGACAATGTTGATTTAGGAACTGTTGATGAAGACTGTGGAGTCCTAAAGGCAATGTGCACCCGTTGTAGAGATTACATGCACACTACACAAAAAGAAAATGAGCTTCAGTGCAATACTTGTAACAAAAAAGAAAGACGTAAAGTCTCTAAAAACTATGTTAATGATTAA
- a CDS encoding signal recognition particle protein Srp54, whose amino-acid sequence MIMLGNLGENLTNTMKKLVGMSVIDKKTIKEVVKDIQRALIQSDVNIKLVLDLSKKIESRALEEEPPKGITPREHVITIIYEEMVNLLGSEAATLEINERPYKILFLGLQGSGKTTTIGKLCRYLQKKGFNPAVVCTDTWRPAAYEQLRQLTEEMDVPLYGDPNNKDALDLAKKGLQEFKNRKVIIFDTAGRHKEEADLIAEMDELDNIINPNEAILVIDGTIGQQAGEQAKAFSQATDIGSIIITKLDGSAKGGGAMSAVAETGAPIKFIGTGERVDDFEIFDPERFISRLLGMGDIKSLIEKAEENIDEDIAEKTMNNMLTGKFTLMDMKNQFEMMNSMGPMQQVLNMIPGMGNKISKEASKMTEDKIDSYKIMMSSMTEEEMLNPKIIKQSRIQRIARGSGVDESDVKELLKYYNNTKKTMKGLGKRSGRLGGGAMNRMMGQFMNR is encoded by the coding sequence ATTATTATGCTCGGAAATTTAGGAGAAAATCTTACTAATACTATGAAAAAATTAGTAGGGATGTCAGTAATCGATAAAAAAACAATAAAAGAAGTTGTAAAGGATATACAACGTGCATTAATTCAATCTGACGTCAATATTAAATTAGTTTTAGATTTATCAAAAAAAATAGAATCCCGTGCTCTTGAGGAGGAACCTCCAAAGGGTATCACTCCAAGGGAACACGTAATAACCATTATCTATGAGGAGATGGTGAACCTTTTAGGAAGCGAGGCCGCAACCCTCGAAATCAATGAAAGGCCTTACAAGATACTCTTTTTAGGTCTTCAGGGTTCCGGTAAGACAACCACAATCGGTAAGTTGTGCAGATATCTGCAGAAAAAGGGTTTCAATCCTGCTGTCGTATGTACAGACACATGGAGGCCTGCGGCATATGAGCAGTTAAGGCAATTGACCGAAGAGATGGACGTGCCTTTATATGGGGATCCAAACAACAAGGATGCCCTTGATTTGGCGAAAAAAGGTTTGCAGGAATTCAAAAACCGTAAGGTCATCATTTTCGATACTGCAGGAAGACACAAGGAAGAGGCAGACCTCATTGCAGAGATGGATGAATTGGATAACATCATCAATCCGAACGAGGCCATTCTCGTAATCGACGGTACAATCGGTCAGCAAGCCGGTGAACAGGCAAAGGCATTTTCACAGGCAACAGACATCGGTTCAATCATAATCACCAAGCTTGACGGTTCAGCAAAAGGTGGGGGCGCAATGTCTGCAGTTGCCGAAACAGGTGCTCCAATCAAGTTCATCGGTACCGGTGAAAGGGTGGATGACTTTGAGATATTCGACCCTGAAAGATTCATCTCAAGGCTGCTCGGTATGGGCGACATCAAGTCATTGATCGAGAAGGCTGAAGAGAACATCGACGAGGACATAGCCGAAAAGACCATGAACAACATGCTTACAGGTAAGTTCACACTGATGGACATGAAAAACCAGTTTGAGATGATGAACAGTATGGGTCCGATGCAGCAGGTCCTGAACATGATTCCAGGAATGGGAAACAAGATTTCCAAGGAAGCCTCTAAGATGACAGAGGACAAGATCGACTCATACAAGATAATGATGTCATCAATGACAGAAGAGGAAATGCTAAACCCTAAAATCATAAAGCAGTCCAGAATCCAGAGAATCGCTAGAGGATCCGGTGTTGATGAAAGCGACGTTAAGGAGCTATTGAAATACTACAACAACACCAAAAAGACAATGAAAGGACTTGGAAAACGTAGCGGCCGTCTTGGAGGCGGAGCCATGAACCGTATGATGGGACAATTCATGAACAGATAA
- a CDS encoding topoisomerase IV, with protein sequence MKDSKEKEHRISNLKNMISNIKEDDPQSFEGIEEDSELIDYLNEEQSEFEELEIDDEFIYRPGDEDSDAVNLEEDQIDEDFIIKAPKTEDAEEGSVIHEVDEFGDDLVGEISENFDNVINAKIGGKPILAIASAILGVAFLIISVFIFQSRSDRVIDNVVAGETSFMFIIFLVIGFLLLFYGAYKLLNLDNPFEKITSNIDNIEKDDKDDDENTKTEKPSPKVIPKSEIPLDKESYKIGEFDLDELKSSLKKPTDSKNKPKQKEDIPHAKGKSPKKKELTAEEIEYEQVKLDTESIDDIFAEVEDLDDLEIISIDSEKDE encoded by the coding sequence ATGAAGGATTCTAAAGAAAAAGAGCATAGGATTTCTAATTTGAAAAACATGATTAGCAATATCAAGGAAGACGATCCACAATCTTTCGAAGGTATTGAAGAGGATAGTGAGTTAATAGACTATCTGAATGAGGAACAATCTGAATTCGAGGAATTAGAAATTGACGATGAATTCATTTACCGTCCTGGTGATGAAGACAGCGATGCCGTTAATTTAGAAGAAGACCAAATTGATGAAGACTTTATAATCAAGGCTCCAAAAACCGAAGATGCCGAAGAGGGCAGCGTCATTCATGAAGTTGACGAGTTCGGCGATGACCTGGTTGGAGAGATAAGTGAAAACTTCGATAATGTCATAAATGCAAAAATAGGAGGAAAACCGATTTTAGCCATTGCAAGTGCTATTTTGGGTGTAGCCTTCCTTATAATCTCAGTATTCATATTCCAGTCACGCAGTGACAGAGTAATTGATAATGTAGTAGCTGGAGAAACCAGCTTTATGTTCATCATATTCCTTGTCATAGGATTCCTGCTGTTATTCTACGGAGCATACAAACTGTTGAATCTGGACAATCCTTTTGAGAAGATTACCAGCAACATAGACAATATTGAAAAAGATGACAAGGACGACGATGAAAACACCAAAACTGAAAAACCATCCCCGAAAGTTATACCGAAAAGTGAAATTCCATTAGACAAAGAATCCTACAAGATAGGAGAATTTGATTTGGATGAACTGAAATCTTCACTTAAAAAACCAACTGATTCTAAAAACAAACCTAAACAAAAAGAGGATATTCCACATGCAAAAGGAAAATCTCCTAAGAAAAAAGAGTTAACCGCTGAAGAAATTGAATATGAACAGGTTAAACTAGATACAGAATCAATTGATGACATTTTTGCTGAAGTTGAAGATTTAGATGATTTAGAAATTATTTCCATCGATTCAGAAAAAGACGAATAG
- a CDS encoding DNA-directed RNA polymerase subunit L, translating into MENFEIVEDKTLELTFIVKDESHGVCNALRHILMQDPDVEYAVYNIDHPLTGKPEMTIKTKRGKRPRKVLKKAAEELQKESAEFKKLIDEAL; encoded by the coding sequence ATGGAAAATTTTGAAATTGTTGAGGATAAAACTTTAGAACTCACCTTTATTGTAAAAGATGAAAGTCACGGAGTATGTAATGCCTTAAGACACATCTTAATGCAAGACCCTGATGTTGAATACGCTGTTTACAATATCGATCACCCTCTTACCGGAAAGCCAGAGATGACTATCAAGACCAAAAGAGGAAAAAGACCAAGAAAAGTATTGAAAAAGGCAGCAGAAGAATTACAAAAAGAAAGTGCAGAGTTCAAAAAACTTATCGATGAAGCTTTATAG
- the dph2 gene encoding diphthamide biosynthesis enzyme Dph2, translating into MSMYDMDLDKVIRKINSIDAKSVGLQFPEGLKMQATKIARKIEEETGAIVIISGDPCFGACDVSDWKMKGSVDLIVHYGHTPLPLKYEVPTLFIEAFSKIDIKKDLEKSLEYLKGYSRIGLVTTTQHLHLLNETRDFLEDNGKEVILGSSPSTRKGQVLGCNFSSIKDLEVDVILFIGSGNFHPLGIKLFSNAKVLALDPYNSEIRSMDEFADRILRIRFARITKARSAKKWGILVSSKEGQYRMMLAKEIKKTLEDAKMESYIILVDNVTPDALLPYMELDAFVVSACPRIAIDDSQMYKKPLLTPQELEIVLNKREWENYQLDEILFHERYQ; encoded by the coding sequence ATGTCAATGTACGATATGGATTTGGATAAGGTAATCCGTAAAATCAATTCAATCGATGCAAAGAGCGTAGGGCTGCAGTTTCCGGAAGGCCTGAAAATGCAGGCAACAAAAATAGCCCGAAAGATTGAAGAGGAGACTGGCGCCATCGTAATCATTTCAGGCGACCCCTGCTTTGGAGCCTGTGACGTCAGCGACTGGAAAATGAAAGGGTCAGTCGACCTGATTGTTCATTACGGACACACACCGCTTCCCCTCAAGTATGAGGTTCCGACATTGTTCATCGAGGCATTTTCAAAGATTGACATTAAAAAAGACCTTGAGAAAAGTCTGGAGTATCTGAAAGGATACTCAAGAATTGGGCTCGTCACCACAACACAGCACTTGCACTTACTAAACGAAACCAGAGACTTCCTTGAGGACAATGGAAAGGAAGTTATTCTCGGTTCATCCCCATCAACCCGAAAGGGCCAGGTATTGGGCTGCAACTTCTCATCAATCAAGGACCTTGAGGTGGATGTCATACTATTCATCGGCAGCGGAAACTTCCACCCGTTGGGAATCAAGCTGTTCTCGAATGCAAAGGTGCTTGCCCTTGATCCTTACAATTCAGAAATCAGAAGCATGGATGAGTTTGCAGACAGGATACTCAGAATACGCTTCGCAAGAATAACAAAGGCGAGAAGCGCAAAAAAATGGGGCATATTGGTATCCTCCAAGGAGGGGCAATACCGCATGATGCTTGCAAAGGAAATCAAGAAAACACTTGAAGACGCGAAAATGGAAAGCTACATTATTTTGGTGGACAACGTGACTCCAGACGCTCTGCTGCCATACATGGAACTGGACGCATTTGTTGTCAGCGCCTGTCCAAGAATAGCTATTGACGATTCACAGATGTACAAAAAGCCATTGCTAACACCACAGGAATTGGAAATAGTCTTAAACAAAAGGGAATGGGAAAATTACCAGTTGGATGAAATTCTGTTCCATGAAAGATATCAGTGA
- a CDS encoding transcription factor S → MEFCPKCGAMMLPVEGVLTCNTCGYSDKAGNTEEYEGITIGEHESEETVKMLGEDIEMRSTVKEVCPECGHDEAYYELKQTRSGDEAPTRFFECAKCKHKWRAYD, encoded by the coding sequence ATGGAATTTTGTCCCAAATGTGGAGCAATGATGCTTCCGGTCGAAGGTGTTTTAACATGCAATACCTGCGGATATTCAGACAAGGCGGGTAATACCGAAGAGTATGAAGGAATTACCATCGGAGAACATGAATCTGAAGAAACCGTTAAAATGCTTGGTGAAGACATAGAAATGCGCTCAACTGTCAAAGAGGTTTGTCCTGAATGCGGACACGATGAAGCTTACTATGAATTAAAACAAACCCGTAGTGGTGATGAAGCCCCTACCCGTTTTTTCGAATGTGCAAAATGCAAACATAAATGGAGAGCATACGACTAA
- a CDS encoding helicase C-terminal domain-containing protein, translated as MSNSMFCPNCGMLKSNCTCGKYGNDKPKGPTNLFSFAKPRTSSILDDEIPEVYSIDDFQQDEGTAAYLKEIYPHIDDEIIVNFPFKEPRTGQLEIIQDIIDAIRKGYKYIILEAGTGTGKSAIATTLAKIYESAYILTMTKQLQAQYFNEFAFPLVKGRGNFACLNDNLETTCDMGLCKTTPTSSKFFCPYGVAKNPTLDAELAFEDSFGGTVFYQSDAHCHYWNQKANAVNSPITLMNYDYAIVELNYVKHFGKRSLLILDEAHNIENKLMSTMEVTIYNRTIEKDISKTMTKELLEDGELEDWIMEVDAIRDAYEDIDLKDVSKNKADRIRSTIGRLRSLKRNLENEPKNWVIDTDETSVVFKPLRVHHYAKNNLLKYGDVVIFMSATILSHKMFSKWLGLNPNEVYHIKVDSPFTKEKRPIILDLAGKMSANRIKRTAPKTIPILQEILKKHEGDKGLIHTHSYKCQQYITNNLYNSRLVSHTPKNREQVLNFFEKDENPLVLVSPSMSEGVDLPYDKCRFQIIYKIPFPYLGDKQVNMRMKRDKKWYAYKTVMTLMQAYGRGMRAEDDSCYTYIVDSDINMLFKSPMYRSLIPDFFKEAVVRVKK; from the coding sequence ATGTCTAATTCTATGTTTTGTCCAAATTGTGGTATGCTTAAAAGCAATTGTACCTGCGGAAAGTACGGAAATGATAAACCTAAAGGTCCAACTAACCTGTTTAGCTTCGCTAAGCCAAGAACATCGTCCATTTTGGATGATGAGATACCGGAGGTTTATTCAATCGACGATTTCCAGCAGGACGAGGGAACAGCGGCATACCTTAAGGAGATATATCCGCACATTGATGATGAGATAATAGTCAATTTCCCATTCAAGGAGCCTAGGACAGGCCAGCTTGAAATCATACAGGACATCATTGACGCAATCAGAAAAGGCTATAAGTACATTATCCTTGAGGCCGGAACAGGTACCGGAAAGTCCGCAATCGCAACAACATTGGCCAAAATCTACGAATCAGCCTATATCCTGACAATGACAAAGCAACTGCAGGCCCAATATTTCAACGAATTCGCATTTCCGCTGGTCAAGGGAAGGGGAAACTTCGCCTGCCTGAACGATAACCTGGAGACAACATGCGACATGGGGCTATGTAAGACAACCCCGACCTCAAGCAAGTTCTTCTGCCCATACGGCGTTGCCAAAAATCCGACACTGGATGCGGAACTGGCATTCGAGGACTCATTCGGAGGAACAGTGTTCTACCAATCAGACGCCCACTGCCACTATTGGAACCAGAAGGCCAATGCGGTGAACTCCCCGATAACATTGATGAACTATGATTATGCGATAGTCGAGCTGAATTATGTGAAGCATTTCGGCAAGCGCTCACTGCTCATTTTGGACGAGGCGCACAATATAGAAAACAAGCTGATGTCAACAATGGAGGTCACAATATACAATCGTACAATTGAAAAGGACATCAGCAAGACAATGACAAAGGAGCTATTGGAAGACGGCGAGCTTGAAGATTGGATAATGGAGGTTGACGCAATTCGAGACGCCTATGAGGACATTGACCTGAAGGATGTCAGCAAAAACAAGGCGGACAGGATAAGGTCAACAATAGGAAGGTTAAGAAGCCTTAAGAGGAACCTTGAAAACGAGCCTAAAAACTGGGTAATCGACACAGATGAAACCAGCGTTGTGTTCAAACCGTTAAGGGTCCATCATTATGCCAAAAATAACCTGTTGAAGTATGGGGATGTTGTAATCTTCATGAGCGCAACAATACTGTCCCATAAAATGTTTTCAAAATGGCTGGGATTGAATCCGAATGAGGTGTACCATATCAAGGTTGACAGTCCGTTCACAAAGGAAAAAAGGCCTATCATACTCGATTTGGCGGGCAAGATGTCAGCCAATAGGATCAAGAGAACCGCACCGAAAACCATTCCTATCCTACAGGAAATCCTAAAGAAACATGAAGGCGATAAGGGACTCATACACACTCACAGCTATAAATGCCAACAGTACATTACCAATAACCTATATAATTCAAGATTGGTGTCCCACACTCCAAAAAACCGTGAGCAAGTACTCAATTTCTTTGAAAAGGACGAAAATCCGTTGGTTTTGGTTTCACCGTCAATGAGTGAGGGTGTGGATTTGCCGTATGACAAGTGCCGGTTCCAGATAATCTATAAGATACCGTTCCCATACCTTGGCGACAAGCAGGTCAACATGAGAATGAAAAGGGACAAGAAATGGTATGCATATAAGACTGTCATGACATTGATGCAGGCTTACGGCCGTGGAATGAGGGCCGAAGACGATTCATGCTACACCTACATTGTAGACAGCGACATCAACATGCTGTTCAAAAGTCCAATGTACAGATCATTGATTCCTGACTTCTTCAAGGAAGCAGTTGTCAGGGTTAAAAAATAA
- the hpt gene encoding hypoxanthine/guanine phosphoribosyltransferase has product MLEEVIKSLEASPIVKKGDYNYFVNPISDGVPAMDPLLLRELALAVHKYADLNIDKIVAVEAMGIHLATALSLATDIPFVVIRKRQYGLPGETEVYQKTGYGSSNLYVNDLHEGEKILLIDDVVSTGGTLVALIKTLEDMGLDLKSVVAIIDKGDGKKIVKKETGVDVLSIVKLDVIDGKVVIESTIED; this is encoded by the coding sequence ATGTTAGAAGAAGTAATAAAATCATTAGAAGCGTCCCCAATTGTTAAAAAAGGAGATTACAACTACTTTGTAAATCCTATAAGTGATGGAGTTCCTGCAATGGACCCATTGCTCCTTAGGGAACTGGCACTTGCCGTTCACAAGTATGCAGATTTAAACATTGATAAAATCGTGGCCGTTGAAGCTATGGGAATACACCTTGCAACCGCACTGTCCCTTGCAACCGACATCCCATTTGTTGTAATCCGTAAAAGACAATACGGACTTCCAGGAGAAACAGAAGTCTATCAGAAAACCGGTTACGGCTCATCAAACCTCTATGTAAATGACCTGCATGAGGGCGAAAAAATCTTACTCATTGACGATGTCGTAAGTACCGGAGGAACATTGGTGGCCCTCATCAAAACCCTGGAAGACATGGGATTGGACTTAAAATCCGTAGTTGCCATCATCGACAAGGGCGACGGTAAGAAAATAGTCAAAAAGGAAACCGGAGTGGACGTGTTGTCCATCGTCAAACTGGATGTCATTGACGGCAAGGTAGTTATCGAAAGCACAATCGAAGATTAA
- the cobI gene encoding precorrin-2 C(20)-methyltransferase, with translation MTKKGKLIGIGVGPGDTELLTLKAAKVLKSVPVVFSPKSAKEKESIALSIVRPILEERKDYKRLMLVEPIFPMIEDKEELERIWDSASEMIAQYLNSGRDVAFITLGDPSIFSTYSYVQRRLIDRYEIETIPGITSFTACAATRNKALVEQNNILTVVPKIDDRLEEVLEYSDAVVLMKASRNTAELESTIEAKNRPKEIYSVQNCTRENEKVIEGFSNEKPYLTTTIIKFDD, from the coding sequence ATGACTAAAAAAGGAAAATTAATTGGAATTGGTGTTGGACCTGGTGATACTGAACTGTTGACTTTGAAAGCTGCCAAAGTATTGAAGTCAGTGCCGGTCGTATTCTCACCAAAATCCGCAAAAGAAAAAGAGAGCATTGCATTATCTATCGTTAGACCAATTCTTGAAGAAAGGAAAGATTACAAAAGATTGATGTTGGTTGAACCTATTTTCCCAATGATTGAAGATAAAGAGGAACTTGAAAGGATATGGGACAGCGCATCTGAAATGATTGCCCAATATCTGAACAGCGGAAGGGACGTTGCATTCATCACCCTCGGAGACCCTTCAATATTCAGTACCTACTCTTACGTTCAAAGAAGACTGATTGACAGATATGAGATTGAGACAATTCCTGGAATCACATCTTTCACCGCCTGTGCTGCAACCAGAAACAAGGCTTTGGTGGAACAAAACAACATTTTGACTGTGGTTCCTAAAATCGATGACAGGCTCGAAGAGGTCCTGGAATACAGTGACGCTGTTGTGCTTATGAAAGCATCCAGAAACACAGCTGAACTGGAATCAACAATTGAAGCTAAAAACAGACCTAAAGAAATCTATTCAGTGCAAAACTGCACCCGTGAAAATGAGAAAGTCATTGAAGGATTTTCCAATGAGAAACCTTACCTTACAACAACCATTATAAAATTTGATGATTAG